Within Mytilus edulis chromosome 10, xbMytEdul2.2, whole genome shotgun sequence, the genomic segment caacactgttagatctgtaaatttgctttcgccaattttttgttcttccctcgacgggattcgaacccatgctactgagatatcgtgacaccaaatcgcctgcactgtagccgtcccgctagaccacacgtcCATCTGAGCttcaaaataaagctttcggtggccgtgtgttacctttcctcgtcagttttaatctagcgtcgtactacaggacatgatatataaggcatggagatgttattgttacagatcagctcaattatctatagtaaaggatcctacaaattaattcaagatacagtcacagaaaataattatatttataagtacgtctgagtcagtgacaactctacaaagGACCtgttttggcatatctttgtagtctttgcgccgtgtttggaaatttaaaaaagtgtTCCAGCGTTCGCTTTAATTGtgtaaatttcaagattttgatagagtcttaatttgaattgacatgattcatttgtcatcgtgcaattgtaaaaaagaaaatatctgaTGAATCaggaatataaaacaaaaagaaatgcaTGTACTAGTTTACATGTACTTTTTCAAACTAACATTGATTTAACTACCTGTTGAAGGCTAGGGAATTTAACCATTTGGTTTTGGTTGGACCTTTCGTATGGCCACATTACAGGAAATGCGACAATATCTGTGTAACTTTGTTTAGTCGCCATGATATAAAGAAAATGATCATTTGATTTATACCTATTCACTGATATAAGGATGCTCGGCATGTAGAAAATATCAAGTAATAACAATATTCCACAGATTGGGAAAGGCTGCAAACATGGCCTCATacaaaaataaagacaataaaGAAAATAGTTTTATGTCTGTCAATATCTGTTAGGTCTGCTTGGACAACAAATGGTCGCATATATCGCGTTTTTCTTTTACTCAAAAGACCTTTTATACGACCAGTTTCTGTACAATagttacataataaaaaaaaaacaaagtattttGGTTATCCTCAATAGGCGACCTTAGCTATATTTGACATACCGTACTGGACATGTATGCTTTACTTATGTAGGCCGTTATTTATTTGGCTTTGTACTGGTTTTGATTGGAAGcatttgaaataaagtatttcGTTGAACGTATATCGTATTGAATTATAAATCTGGTATCTCTAAATTTATACTACTAAACGAGCGTATTTCGTATTAAGTTATTTCAATGGAACGTCAAATGAGTCTTTACGCAAACATAGTTTGCAGGGTAACACACTCAATCTACCAAAATCAACTGCATTTTTACAAATGTACTATCCTAACAAAGCTCATTCCATTCAAAAACACCATTTAAGGTGTTAAAGATTAGTATCATTTGCCTTAATTTTAGGGGAAACTTGCAATGAAGAATATAGATTTGGGTGAATGTCTTGTCATGGATACCAAGGAAAATCTCAACGAAACATTAGATTTGCTTGACAAAATTACAAGGTAACTTAGTTTATCAACATCATTATTTTCGACATTTCTGTAAATGTTTCTATCATTTAGGCGAATTCTTGCTAAACCGGAAGATTAAGAAAGGGAAAGGGgcaattttaacataaaaataaagacaaaatgcAAGGTCacagaattattaaaaataaactgcCAACAAAGGACAAAGTAACAATCTGGACGTTCCAATTTTGTCCTGTTGGCTTAATAagtatgaattattatttcactgcaaatataaaaaaaattgcgcAGATGAAAATGACATTCAAACTCTTAgcttttctattttattttcgtACCGAGCTGAACTTTGTCTCTGTGCATTTAGCGTCTTGATAATGATAAAGCtattaattgtttttaaacaaatttacatTTACCTGACACTATATTCTTGGGTTTTTCTATCTGTAACATTAATTTTTGCATGGATGGGAAAATGCAATGCACAAATTTAACGTAAAAGTAAATTGATAAAGAAGACGCAATTTGAATTCTTGAAATATTCtattaaagatatttaaaatgtttttcttttttccttgTTTATCAAATTGCAATACTTTAGAATATATGAAAGAGTCGGCTTCATTTAGAATGTTGCAAGATAACATATGACAATgacgaaaacatttttttcgtaAACTTTGATCATTGCAAAAATTTGATATCATTTTAGATTGAAAATGACTCATAAAATTGAAGCAGAAAAACTGGTCAAAGTTTATCCTACAACATACGATAGGATGTTTGAAGAAGCTGGAGAGCATATAACAGAGTTCTGTAAAGGATATGCACTTTTCTACGGTGAAATAATTGATAACCAAGAAGGTAAGATTtattagaaatattaaaaaacgGAAAGCTaattattaaatgacaaaatcaaaagctcaaacatatcaaacaaatacaaaagaaatGATGTTACACGtcaagtagaaaaaaaatatacaggaGCGAAAATTGAAAACCCCTGAgccaaaaaagacaaaaatgacatcgATTTGTCAAGAAAATCTCCAGACAACAACTACACAAATGTAtaaagttacataaaaaaaaaaaaaaacaacaaagaaacaTGGACCACAACAAAGACTAAGGGCGATATATGGTGCACCTCCGTACTGGTGAGAACATCTTAGTCGAACAGCGGCACTGGTAATTCCGATTGTGGTCAGTACACATTCGGTATTATGTCTCATTAGGTGATGTCGTTATTGAGGTAAAGAGGGCATTATAGAGATGAGAATAATTGGAACATTTTGTACACAAATATAccattccataatggtcaactaACTCATGATCGGGTCTGTAAAACGTATGTAGGGAGGACTACAACTTTTCCCACTATAAATCCTTAGTTAAGAGTTTCCTTGTTCATAATTATATAATTGGGATGCTAAAATCATCCGGTTTGATTTTCGAAAAGCCCTTGGCACACTTAACAAAGACCATAAAGATCACACTGCGgtctatacaaaacaaaaatcgcGGTGAGATCGTGgtaatttaattttcaatatttcaaacagTTTACGTTCATATTAAGACATTGCTATTGTCCTGATAGGATTCTACTAATATTCTGCTACTTTAGTAACACGTTCTAGTTACGATCTTGTGACGCCCTTGCTACGTCTAATAAGACCTTATCACGATTTACACGATCTAAGTAATCGTAGTACGGTCGCAACTCTACATGTATCTTTCCAATTGTATTACCAATTGTAACACGTTTCAAATTGATGCTTCTTCGGACATCCTGGTCTTACTAAGTCCTTACTATGACCTTCCTTCGCTTCTACTTCAACTAATTTTGGCCGCGATGGCACTAAGAAtgttttgagcatgttcaaagtTGGTCGTGGAACTTCACAATCATAAAGACATCATCACGTCTTTACTCTGATCTTACCGAGACCACTGGGATGTTACTACGACTACTAAAATTTTTGTTGTAGAGGGATCATGGTCATAGTACTACGTTTATTATATATTGTTCTCAAATGAATCGTATTGTCACGAAACTTTGAATCTTTTAATGAGAGGATATCATCTATATATTTGATCGTAACGTTAATATTAAAAGGAACAAATAGGAGACAACAGGGTTTCCAATGTAGTTataaaaacacgtcctccaaacgtaacaaatatgatGTCAATGAACAAAAATCGAGCATCTTGATGATTTCATTTTCAGGGAATATGTTTATTCTGAACAGAGATGCTTTATCTATCATATAAACAGATGCTTTTAATGTTATCTAAATCAAATCATCGATAGAATACCATGTTTGTCCAACTTAAAGTGAGTTTAGTAATAACACATGTAACGTATTGggatttgttttgaaaaagtgtGGATATGAATTATATGCAACCAAATCTACATTGTTCAGGATCTAAAAATGCTGTGTTTGGTCAGAAAAAAGAGCTTTAGACATGATTTTATAACTGTTTACATAATGAAATTTGTTTATTTCAGTGAACAGTTTTAAGCATCGTAAGTTGTTAATAATATTAACTTAATAAAGTTTAAACAGATAGATCCTAAAACCTTCGtattttattgattaattttaaattacatggttttttttgtgttatacaTAGTTCATAAAGCTTATTCTTGTGTTTTTacttactttttttctttttgtttaaatcaagaaACCGTGTattagaaatgacaaatgtacttGTTTTATGAATAGTTTGTATGGTTTATAGTTTCAAACGGTAGCGATTCAAATGTATCAATTCAGTTGAACATTATACATAGTACAAATTTGCCTAGAAACATTATAGCCAAATATCtagctttctttaaaaaaaatgttgaattgtCATATCttgttattaaatgttaattttcttttacatttctaTCTCATCTTTAAGTACTTTGAATCAAAGCGGACCGCGGCTATCgctttaaaatattaattgaatttGATCTGAATGGATTTGGCTTTTTATGCCTCTTTTTAGTTTTTCGTCTATGCAAGTCTATGCAAGTATTTATACATTATTTGTCTCTCATTGCTTGTTGCCTTAAATTCAAGGACAACAAAATTGGAGTTGTTTAGGATCACGATGCTTTGAAATGTCGCAGATACTTATTGCATTATATTTAGATATTCGTTCACTTCTACACCAGTTTATGCTTTAAGAACGAATATAAAGATAAACCGCATCAATCGGGTACAACTTCTCTTAATTGTTTGAAAGTCATAACAATAAAATTAGGTTTGTATTAGAAGGGTGTTTTATTAATTGTCAATGACAATCTGATACCAGAATCTTTAAATCAAATCCTTAACAGAAGAGAAGCATAGACAGAAAAAAACTATACCAAAAACGTAGCACAGAAAAGTTAATTCTAAAACACAATGTGTTAAATTCTATAGGTTGAACAAGCAAGAGGGTAAGACAAATGCACTTTAGAAAACTGTGTCATTATCAAGAtaataaatatttgtgtttgtttttttaattgcagGGGTGAAGCGTGGAGACAAAAAGAAAAGCGGAGGTATATGTCTGTTATGTTTAGTATAACTGTTTAATTGCATGTAATGTCATAAGCTCCTATTcacttttaaaagagggacgaaagataccaaagggacagtcaaactcataaatcgtaaacaaactgacaacgccatggctaaaaatgaaaaggacaaacaaacaacagcacacatgacacaacatagaaaactaaagaataaacaacacgaaccccaccaaaaaactaggggtgatctcaggtgctccggacaggtgagcagatcctgctccacatgtggcacccttttttaatttttactactAGAATATCAGTGTACCATATTTTCCAttaattattttctaaattcaatGGTAGATTCAATTTAGAAATCTTCCTTAGCagacttcatttatttttaaatacggATTAAGCTTTgtattttagaatttaaaaaaaatcattatcattAGCAGTGCATGTGTTCGAGTCAACTTATGTAGTTTCAACTATTTTTACAGGTTGTTCCGGATTTTGTCTCATTTGTTTTATCAGAAGACAAGCCCAAGCCTAACGCTGACCAAGCTGCTCCATGTGTTCACGGCGGAGAGTGATGATATATTTTGTATAACGATTTTCTTTTTGTATAGATTACAATTTAGTTTTACGAATGACTATGGTTCGGTAAttgaagaaaacataaaaaaaatatcgtgTTCTAAGAAGAGaacaatttgaattatttttttttcgttgaCAATTTGTCGGAGCTTTAGATAAGTTATCGAGCTTTGTATAATTACACAATAGAATTGTTTTCTTTGAACATTTGATATTAatgcaaaataaaagaaaacgtGTACTTCCAAGTTTAGTATTACTGGATTTTATATTGTCAGGTACGCAAAGGACGAAACATTTTGTAATATACGGTACAGTTTAtattttttaagacaaaatagTCATTTATATTGACTTTTTCTGAGGATGTTGTCTAAATTAAGATTATTCGCAGGTAATCGGACAGATTAAGAATAGTGTGGCCATTGGCAATTATCTTGTACCTATATAATGCAAACTGCACCGAGTCTGAAAAGACAATATGGTGTACTTAACCAGTAAGGTCCAGCGCTTCAGTCTCGACCAGTTTTGACGTACAATTAAATCTCGACTGGTCTAGACTATGTCTGAATCAGCCCATATATCTCAATTCTATATTGATTTTACAACATTCCAGGTTATTGATAGTTTATTGCTGTTAAATGTAGGAATTTAGGAAAAATAAGAATTTTTTACTATAGATAAGCGTACGGCattgaacaatgagcaaagcccataccacacagtcagctatacatgccccgaaatgacaaatgtaaaacaactcaaacgagaaactaacggcctaattaatgtacaaaacaatgaacggagcacaaatactgtggattcattagttTTCGTGAATATTAGATTTCGTGGTTTTCCCGAAGTCTGTAACAAGCCTATCAAAAGATTGTTATTCATAATACATTTAATTtaacctgtacccatgaaatacacgaaaattggtattcaacgatAAATAATGAATCCAGAGTATGTAAAACagcagcaaacgacaaccaccgaataacaggctccttacttgggtcAGGCACATACCTTTAATTACCTGAAATAATCAATCACTGCACGTTCAACAtctaatggatttagtgtaaagacgtcataaacagtcagagaaaaacatgaccttgtacaatGGCAAGATATAGGTATCGAcatattgtagatccatgaaagtgcatatgtatatacatgtaacaataatatttatatgTAGTTTGcctttaatttactgataacaaaatcaatattaatgccaataaaataatatttaaagatctaattacagtAGTGTGTTAATGTCTTCATCATGCTGAAtagtatttcaatttttcaaaattccgGATGGTGGCAACTTTTATAAGTTAATTGTTGAGAAATTTAAAACTAGTTCCTTCTTTTGTCGTACTGCTACACagctgttccaggttaggggggggttaaacatgtttgatcCCTCCAcaatctgtatgtatgtgcctgaccCATGTAAGGAGCCTGTTTTCCGTTCATGTTTTTGTGCATaaaataggccgttagttttctatttagaattgttttacatttgtcatttccggGTCTTtagtagctgactatgcggaattGGCTTTGCTCATAGCTGAGGGCCGTACCATGACCTtaagttgtcaatttctgtgtcatttggtctcttgtagagggttgtcaattataccacattttcttttttatatgaggTTAGAATGCACAAAAATATTTCCCCAAAAAAATTTAGATGCAAGAAGGATGTGCGTCTCATAAGGACGCTGTATTTCGCACCATCTATCTCCAAGTAttgtaacaaaaaatacaaagtactagtttatatttttgtttgggaATAACAGAAAATAACTCTGATATTAACATTTAAAGCAGGCGGACAACATCATAACTTCTTGAAATCTACGCGAGCTTGGAATGATTTCATCAAATAGTTTTAAGGCGATTTTGATTCAAACATTCAGATCAACAAAATTGACTCCATAGTTTGGTATGGAAAATCCCAAAACTCAGTCAGATCAAAGGAATGCCCTAAAAAGGAATCTGTACTACTTAAATTGAATACTGTCAAGCcgtttaaaatctttaaattcaCCATGTTGATTTGCTACTCATAAATTCCTGTGCAAGGCAATTTCAGTAACAACAACTATGATAGTGTCACTGAAACATCCGTAATTTGATGTAAATGGAATGGGGTAAATTCTTTTTCCTGTTTTGTaatcattgtaaaatttcaaacGGTCGGATCCGACGTCGCTACAGCCCCGTTTCTGTTACAGATCATGTGATTGCTCATTAACCTTTTTCTGTAATTGGTAAAATCTCTAAAAGAATTTTCggtatcaatgctcttcaacttcgttctttatttggttTTCATTACGCTTTTCTTCGAGCGAGCTTCACTGATGCGTCTTTTGTACACCAAACGCCTATTtgttgttgcactttagtgtttctgttgttccgatgtttccctcttatagttgatgtgcttccttcgattttagtttgtaaccttgATTTGTTGTCTCTCTATCGATATATGACTATGGAACatcggtataccactgttgccttaatttacaa encodes:
- the LOC139493333 gene encoding uncharacterized protein, with the protein product MRIYNVLIILSAIVVAVQSSGNIQTYRINAKVPGGSINEDIVVDSVQHLMTVNVGNVYHVQSDCPSTINLHDFEKGKLAMKNIDLGECLVMDTKENLNETLDLLDKITRLKMTHKIEAEKLVKVYPTTYDRMFEEAGEHITEFCKGYALFYGEIIDNQEVNSFKHRVKRGDKKKSGGCSGFCLICFIRRQAQA